Below is a genomic region from Acidobacteriota bacterium.
ATCAGCGACCTGCACTGCAGCAACACCGTGAGCGGCCCCTACCTGGCCCGCTGCATCGAACGGATCAACCGGCTGGATCCCGACCTGGTCGTGCTCACGGGCGACTACATCACCTACGACCTCCACGGCCGGTACCGCAGCAAGGTGACCTCCCTGCTCGGGCGGCTCAGGAGCCGCGGCGGGGTCTACGCCTGCCTGGGCAACCACGACTACGGCATGAATCTGCCCGCTCGGCAGCGGCCCCTCCTGCTGCGTCGCCTGACGGACGGCATGCAGCAGAGCGGCATCCGCATCCTGCGGAACGAATCGGCGCAGGTGGACGTCGGGGGACAGCCGCTCTGGCTGGTGGGCCTCGGCGACCTCTGGCCCGGCGACTTCTTCCCCCGCCGCGCGTTCGAGCAGGTCCCCGCGGGGGAGACGGCGCTCGCCCTCGTGCACAATCCCAGGGGGGCGGACCGGATGGAGGGCTTCGGCGCAAGCGCCGTGCTGAGCGGCCACACCCACGGCAGCCTCGTGGCGCACAGGTCCCGCCCCCCCTGGAGAGCCCGGCGGCGTCCTTATTCCGCGGGGCTTTACGAGGTGGGGGGCACCCAGCTCTACGTGAACCGAGGCCTGGGGCGCATCGGGAGGGCGCGCCTCGGCGCGCGCCCCGAGATCACCGTCTTCACCCTGCGCTGACGGCCGGAGCGGGAGGATTTGCAATGTTTCCTTCGAACACCGCCTGCGACATGCGCGCCGGTGCGGAAGAAGCCTTCTCCCGCACCGCCGGCGCCAGGCTCGTCGAGGGGAACCGTATCCGGCTGCTGCGTGACGCCAGGGAAAACTACCCCGCATGGCTCGAGGCCGTCGCCGCGGCCCGGCACCACGTCTACTTCGAAAACTATTTCATCCAGAACGACGACACGGGACGCCGGTTCGCCGAGGCCCTGACCGCCAGGGCGCGGGCGGGGGTGCGGGTACGCCTCCTCTACGACTGGCTGGGGGCCTTCGGAAAGGCGTCGCGCGGCTTCTGGAACCGGATACGCGCGGGCGGGGTCGACGTGCGCGTCTACAACCCGCCGCGTCCGGACAGCCCCTTCGGCTGGCTCTCGCGCGACCATCGCAAAACCCTTTCGGTGGACGGCCGGGTGGGTTTCATCTCGGGCCTGTGCGTCGGGAAAGCGTGGGAAGGAATCCCCGAAAAGGGGATCGAGCCGTGGCGCGACACCGGGATTGAAGTGTTCGGGCCCTCCGTGGCCGAAATCGAGCGGGCGTTCGCCCAGGTATGGGCCATGACGGGGGAGCCCATTCCCGAAGAAGAGTTGTCCGCCCGCCCTGCGCCCGAACCCGCGGGCCGGACGGCGCTGCGCGTCGTCGCCAGCGTCCCGGCGACGGCGGGGCTGTTCCGGGTGGACCAGCTGGTCGCGGCGCTGGCCCGGAAACGGTTATGGCTGACCGACGCCTACTTCGCGGGGACCTCCCTCTACGTGCAGTCGCTCAGCGCCGCCGCGCGGGGGGGGGTCGACGTGCGCCTGCTGGTACCGGACGGGACCGACCTCCCCCTGATCAAGCCGCTTTCCCGCGCCGGCTACCGCCCCCTGCTGGAGGCGGGGGTCCGCATCTTCGAGTGGAACGGGACGATGCTGCACGCGAAGACGGCCGTGGCCGACGGGCTCTGGGCGCGGGTGGGATCCAGCAACCTCAACCTCTCCAGCTGGATGGGCAACTGCGAGCTGGACGCGGCGGTGGAAGACGCGCAGTTCGCGCGCGCTATGGAGGCGATGTTCCTGGAGGACCTGGAAAACGCGACCGAGGTGGTCCTCGGCCCCGGGCGGAAGGCGCCCCCCGCGCCGAGGCCCCGCCGGCACACCCCGATGACGAGCGGCGGCGGCAGCGCCGGCCGGGCGGCGGCCGGGGCCGTCCGCATCGGCAACGCGGTCGGGGCCGCGCTCGCCACCCGGCGCGTCCTCGACCCGGTCGAATCCCGGCTGATGACGGCTTCCGGCGCCGTCTTCCTGGTCCTGGCCCTCCTCGCCTTTCTCTGGCCCCGCGCCCTGACCTACCCGCTGGCGGCCCTGTTCGCCTGGCTTGCCGCCGTGCTGCTCTACAGGGGGTGGAAACTCCACCGGGAAAACCGCCGCCGGAGAAGGAAGCCATGAAGCCCCGCCACCGCACTCCCCGAAAAGGTGCAAATTCTGCACGCCGCGGGGAGCGAAGTGCAAAGCCTGCATCCCTACCCCCCTGTTTTCCCCTGTTTTGGCGGGAAAAAGATTGGCACGGGATTTGCGTTATCTCAGGGTGCATGCGGTTCAAGAGGGGCCGCGAAAGGAGAAAGGGATATGAATAAGAGAACTCTGAGCATGGCTGCGGCCTCGATTCTGGCTTTTGGAATGCTTGCCGCCGGACCGGTATCGTTCGCCCAGGGGTCGGCCCCGTGTGCCACGCCCGGCGAAGGCCCGCGCGACGGCAGCGGCCAGGGGCAGGGGCTGCGGGACGGTAAGGGGAACGGCCCGCGCAACGGCCAGGGGTACGGCCCGAAGCGCGGCAAGGGTCAGGGGCTGCGGGATGGCAGCGGCCGCGGCAACAAGCAGGGCCAGGGCCAGGGTCGCGGCCTGACCCGTCGCGACGGCAGCTGCGTCGAGCGGGGCGTCCAGCCCGGAAAGGACCGGGCCATCACCCGGTAGTGGCGCCCGTCCGCCCCGCGGCGGGAAACCGTTGCGGGGCGGACGCCTGGAGCCCTGCCCGGGACATCAGCCCCCAGCCCCGCGTACCCTGCGTCGTTCACGCCAGCCGTAGAAGACGGCAAGGAGGGGAGGGGCCAGGAGAACGCCCCACACGTTGAACAACACCCCCAGCACCAGGGGAACCACGATCGAAGCCCACAGGGGGACCCTGGCCGTCCGCTTCATCAGGAGGGGCTGCAGCACCAGTCCGTCGATCACCACGATCCCCGCATAGAGGATGAAGACATAGCCCATCCCGGCCAGCCCCTGCCCCGCGGCCGCCGCCAGGGCGGGGCCCGGCAGCGCCAGGATGGTGCCGAAATGGGGGATGAACTGAAAGAGCGCGGCGAGGAGGGCCCAGAGCGGCGCCAGGGGCACGCCGATGACGAGCAGCCCCACGAGCCACATCGCCCCGACCAGCAGGGAGTCCTGCGCCTGGGCCAGCATCCAGCGCCCCAGGGAGGGCACCGCATCCCGGAGAAACTCCCGGAGGCTCCTGAAGAAACGCCGTACGGACATCGAGCCCCATCCTCCCGGTGATGCTGCATGATGGCAGAATCCCGGGACGCCGCGCAAGGGCGGCGGCCGGTTCAGAGCATGCGATGCAGCGAGCCGATCTCCACCCGGGCCGATTCCAGCAGCCGCCGCACCCGCGCCTCCTCCCCCCACTCGAAGCGGAGCGAGACGCCGCAGTCGCTCGAAAACTCGCGCGGGGTGGGGATCATCTTGATCGCGAGCCCGTGCTTCAACAGGGTCTTCTCGGCCCGGAGCGCGGCCGAGTTCGTGTGAAAGAGGATGACGCCGTATTCCCTGCGCTCTTTTGTGCTCTTCATGACGGTTCCAAGGATTCCAGAAGCTTTCAGCGGACGCAACCGGGGATTTCAACCGCCCGGACCGCCGTCGCGGCCGTCCGGGCGGCGGCATCGGGGTTATTCCCTTGCCAGCCTGACGCGGTAGCCGGAGCCGTCCGGCTCCACCCCCTCGAGGGTCCAGCCTTTCGAGGCCGCCGCGCGGGTGACGTTCTCCCTGGAGGTGTCCGTATCCACCAGCACGGTGATCTCCCCGCGCTGCACCTTCTTGATTTCGTTCACCGTCATCAGGACGGGTTGCGGGCAGGAAAGCCCGCGGGCGTCAACGATGGAACTCATGATATCCCTCCCCGGCTCAGGCCGATTGTTTCCTCATGGTGAATCCGATGAACAGGCAGACCAGCATCCCGATGACCACGGCGGAGATCCCGTGCGCCCCCACCCCCTCCGGAGAACTGGCCAGACCGAAGTTGTGGGCGAAAGCCGCCCCGGTGATCATCCCCATCACGAAAACGGCCGCGTCCCCGTCCCCCTCCCCCGCAAGGAAGAGCTGACGGCCGGGGCAACCCCCGGCAAGGGCGAAGGCCAGTCCGGCCAGGACCATGCCGGCGAAGTTCCAGACCCCCATCGTGTGCGCCACCGGCTGCCCCGCGAACCCGGGGTGAAACTGCCCCAGCGCCAGGTTGGCCAGGAACGCGGCCACGATCAGCGCCGCGAACCCGGAGAGGAGATGGGTCTGACGGAAGAGCACGAAGTCGCGGATGGCGCCCATGGTGCAGAACCGGCTCCGCTGCGCCAGAAATCCCACCAGGAGCCCGATCCCCAGGGAAACGAGGAGCGGCGCATGCATGGAGCCGGGACCCTTGAGACTGTAGAAGAGCACGCCGCTCTGCCCCTCCCCCGCCGACTGCGGAAAAACGAACAGGAGAGCGAGAAAACCCAGCATGACCAGGGGAAGCAGCCACCCGACCGAGGCATAGGTCCGCTGGGAGCGCCCCAGGTCGAACCCCCCCTTGAGAAAGAGCGCCCCGATCCAGACGCCCCCGACGAGGCCG
It encodes:
- a CDS encoding metallophosphoesterase, giving the protein MNRFMQARGEPNPLRRIRVRRRPPLRGSALGTLGFCTRWAVDRHGTGPEWLEVTEVGLRLHRLPQGLRGLRIAQISDLHCSNTVSGPYLARCIERINRLDPDLVVLTGDYITYDLHGRYRSKVTSLLGRLRSRGGVYACLGNHDYGMNLPARQRPLLLRRLTDGMQQSGIRILRNESAQVDVGGQPLWLVGLGDLWPGDFFPRRAFEQVPAGETALALVHNPRGADRMEGFGASAVLSGHTHGSLVAHRSRPPWRARRRPYSAGLYEVGGTQLYVNRGLGRIGRARLGARPEITVFTLR
- a CDS encoding cardiolipin synthase B produces the protein MFPSNTACDMRAGAEEAFSRTAGARLVEGNRIRLLRDARENYPAWLEAVAAARHHVYFENYFIQNDDTGRRFAEALTARARAGVRVRLLYDWLGAFGKASRGFWNRIRAGGVDVRVYNPPRPDSPFGWLSRDHRKTLSVDGRVGFISGLCVGKAWEGIPEKGIEPWRDTGIEVFGPSVAEIERAFAQVWAMTGEPIPEEELSARPAPEPAGRTALRVVASVPATAGLFRVDQLVAALARKRLWLTDAYFAGTSLYVQSLSAAARGGVDVRLLVPDGTDLPLIKPLSRAGYRPLLEAGVRIFEWNGTMLHAKTAVADGLWARVGSSNLNLSSWMGNCELDAAVEDAQFARAMEAMFLEDLENATEVVLGPGRKAPPAPRPRRHTPMTSGGGSAGRAAAGAVRIGNAVGAALATRRVLDPVESRLMTASGAVFLVLALLAFLWPRALTYPLAALFAWLAAVLLYRGWKLHRENRRRRRKP
- a CDS encoding AI-2E family transporter, which produces MSVRRFFRSLREFLRDAVPSLGRWMLAQAQDSLLVGAMWLVGLLVIGVPLAPLWALLAALFQFIPHFGTILALPGPALAAAAGQGLAGMGYVFILYAGIVVIDGLVLQPLLMKRTARVPLWASIVVPLVLGVLFNVWGVLLAPPLLAVFYGWRERRRVRGAGG
- a CDS encoding DUF3343 domain-containing protein; this translates as MKSTKERREYGVILFHTNSAALRAEKTLLKHGLAIKMIPTPREFSSDCGVSLRFEWGEEARVRRLLESARVEIGSLHRML
- a CDS encoding preprotein translocase subunit TatB, with the protein product MSSIVDARGLSCPQPVLMTVNEIKKVQRGEITVLVDTDTSRENVTRAAASKGWTLEGVEPDGSGYRVRLARE
- a CDS encoding YedE-related selenium metabolism membrane protein; this encodes MGRFVQFFATRRGIVLVGAVIGILAALLQKWGNPANMGICVACFERDMAGALGLHRAAVVQYLRPEIIGFVLGSLIAAYMFKEFRARAGSAPIVRFVLGAFAMIGALVFLGCPWRAALRLAGGDGNAIFGLLGLVGGVWIGALFLKGGFDLGRSQRTYASVGWLLPLVMLGFLALLFVFPQSAGEGQSGVLFYSLKGPGSMHAPLLVSLGIGLLVGFLAQRSRFCTMGAIRDFVLFRQTHLLSGFAALIVAAFLANLALGQFHPGFAGQPVAHTMGVWNFAGMVLAGLAFALAGGCPGRQLFLAGEGDGDAAVFVMGMITGAAFAHNFGLASSPEGVGAHGISAVVIGMLVCLFIGFTMRKQSA